One genomic segment of Gammaproteobacteria bacterium includes these proteins:
- a CDS encoding cobalt-precorrin-6A reductase → MRILLLGGIGEALQLARALTPTHPVIYSIVGKGRVPELPGAVRVGGFGGAQGLALFLREQGIELLIDATHPYAAQISQNAFQAALQAGIPLWAYRRPAWRPEPGDDWRFVADWAGIQQAIWPFQRPFFTLGLEPLRYVTDIPAHQHWLVRCLAAEPPPATRLTLLCATGPFTLEQELALFRDYRVDVLVAKNSGGRSVEAKLRAARQLRIPVVMLERPALPTVDREFTEAGAIVETLLSY, encoded by the coding sequence ATGCGTATCCTGCTGCTTGGCGGCATCGGCGAGGCGCTACAGCTAGCGCGGGCGTTAACGCCGACTCATCCGGTCATTTACAGCATCGTCGGCAAGGGGCGCGTCCCAGAGTTGCCCGGCGCGGTGCGGGTCGGCGGGTTCGGCGGCGCGCAGGGATTAGCGCTATTCCTGCGAGAGCAAGGTATTGAACTGCTGATCGACGCTACGCATCCCTACGCCGCGCAAATCAGCCAGAATGCCTTTCAAGCCGCTCTGCAAGCAGGCATTCCGCTCTGGGCCTACCGCCGTCCGGCCTGGCGACCGGAACCCGGCGATGACTGGCGTTTCGTCGCTGACTGGGCCGGGATTCAACAGGCGATCTGGCCATTTCAGCGCCCGTTCTTCACCCTTGGCCTGGAACCCTTGCGTTATGTCACTGATATTCCAGCACATCAACACTGGTTGGTGCGTTGCCTAGCGGCGGAACCACCGCCTGCAACGCGCTTGACCCTGCTGTGCGCAACCGGGCCGTTTACGTTGGAGCAGGAATTAGCGCTCTTCCGGGATTATCGGGTCGATGTGCTGGTCGCCAAGAACAGCGGCGGAAGATCAGTCGAGGCTAAATTGAGGGCGGCGCGGCAATTGCGCATCCCGGTCGTGATGCTGGAGCGCCCCGCGTTGCCCACAGTGGATCGGGAGTTTACCGAGGCGGGGGCGATAGTAGAGACGTTGCTATCATATTGA
- the cobM gene encoding precorrin-4 C(11)-methyltransferase, translated as MTVYFIGAGPGDPELITVKGQRLIRECPVVLYAGSLVPKEVVLAANPDARIINTADLNLDDITYHIYSAHLQGLNVARVHTGDPALYGAIGEQIRELEKRDIPYEVIPGVTAAFAGAAMLRRELTLPGVSQTIILTRHAGKTPMPKGESLPELAQHRATMAIYLSVDKLADIVAELTPHYGADCPVAVLYRISWPDQDGVVGTLTDIVEKVAIKGFTRTALILVGWVIEPKSFMDSYLYSTEHAEWYRQHD; from the coding sequence ATGACCGTCTATTTCATCGGCGCCGGTCCCGGCGATCCTGAGTTAATCACTGTCAAGGGTCAGCGATTGATCCGTGAATGTCCGGTGGTGCTCTATGCCGGTTCCCTGGTGCCCAAGGAAGTCGTGTTAGCGGCGAATCCGGATGCCAGGATCATCAACACCGCTGACCTAAATCTGGATGACATCACCTATCACATCTACAGTGCGCACTTGCAAGGATTGAACGTGGCGCGGGTGCACACCGGCGACCCGGCCCTGTACGGGGCAATTGGTGAGCAAATCCGGGAATTGGAAAAGCGTGATATTCCTTACGAGGTCATACCGGGCGTCACCGCCGCCTTTGCCGGAGCGGCCATGCTGCGCCGGGAATTGACGCTGCCAGGCGTTAGCCAGACGATTATTCTTACCCGTCACGCCGGCAAGACGCCAATGCCGAAAGGGGAGAGTCTGCCGGAATTGGCGCAACACCGGGCGACGATGGCGATTTACCTCAGCGTGGACAAGTTGGCGGACATTGTTGCGGAACTGACTCCGCACTATGGCGCGGATTGTCCGGTTGCCGTGCTGTACCGGATATCCTGGCCGGATCAGGATGGGGTGGTCGGAACCTTGACCGATATTGTTGAGAAGGTGGCGATTAAGGGATTTACCCGCACCGCGCTGATTCTGGTGGGATGGGTGATTGAACCCAAGAGCTTTATGGATTCCTATCTCTACAGTACGGAGCACGCGGAATGGTATCGGCAGCATGATTAG
- a CDS encoding nitrous oxide reductase accessory protein NosL has translation MNRHASLPSPPPSCSTWRKGVLAKRGWGWVATLLLTLHLLFPAWGEGLQLPDPGPKDTCPVCGMFVALYPDWVATVLYKDGHAHHFDGAKDLFKYLLDLPKYAPNHRLTDIAVISVTEYYDVTRIDAHTAWYVIGSDTLGPMGHELVPLATQAEAEEFRKDHQGRRIVRFDEVTLELLENLDRGKFQ, from the coding sequence ATGAACCGCCATGCTTCGCTCCCCTCACCCCCACCCTCCTGCTCCACCTGGAGGAAGGGAGTCCTGGCCAAGAGAGGATGGGGATGGGTAGCAACCCTCTTGTTGACGCTGCACCTGCTTTTCCCGGCCTGGGGGGAAGGCTTGCAACTGCCCGATCCTGGCCCAAAGGACACTTGTCCGGTGTGCGGCATGTTTGTCGCGCTCTATCCGGACTGGGTCGCCACCGTACTTTATAAAGATGGTCACGCTCACCATTTTGATGGCGCTAAGGATCTGTTCAAGTATCTGCTCGATTTGCCGAAATATGCGCCCAATCATCGCCTGACGGACATTGCTGTTATTAGCGTCACTGAGTACTATGATGTGACGCGCATCGACGCGCACACTGCCTGGTACGTGATCGGTTCCGATACGCTGGGGCCGATGGGCCATGAACTCGTGCCGTTGGCGACCCAGGCTGAGGCGGAGGAATTTCGTAAAGACCATCAGGGACGCCGAATCGTCCGGTTTGATGAGGTCACGTTGGAATTGCTGGAAAACCTGGATCGGGGGAAGTTTCAATGA
- a CDS encoding nitrous oxide reductase accessory protein NosL, giving the protein MSDPAQAERRQALRFLATAGAAAGLATLSSPVTAASCGHDGTPLQFTPKTQPDPQPLDNEFAKYPKCPYCGMDRRQYHYSRHLVHYQDDLVDATCSLHCAALSLGLNLDRGPKAIYAADFGATIEPKPLVDVDAATYLIGSKLPGVMTRQSKVAFAARSAAEAVQIEQGGELGDFDAALQAAYQSMAQDTAMIRKKRAERRQRASGKP; this is encoded by the coding sequence ATGAGCGATCCTGCCCAGGCTGAACGTCGCCAAGCTCTCCGTTTTCTTGCCACGGCTGGCGCAGCCGCTGGCCTCGCAACTCTGAGTTCCCCGGTCACCGCTGCGTCTTGTGGACACGATGGGACTCCTTTGCAGTTTACGCCAAAAACCCAGCCCGACCCTCAGCCATTGGATAATGAATTCGCCAAATACCCGAAATGTCCCTATTGCGGCATGGATCGTCGGCAATACCACTACAGCCGCCATCTGGTGCATTACCAGGACGATTTAGTGGACGCGACCTGTTCTCTGCACTGCGCCGCGCTCAGTCTGGGGCTGAATCTGGACCGGGGGCCGAAAGCCATTTACGCCGCTGACTTTGGGGCGACCATTGAACCGAAGCCATTGGTCGATGTGGATGCAGCCACTTATTTGATCGGTTCAAAATTGCCGGGCGTGATGACCCGGCAGAGCAAGGTCGCCTTCGCCGCCCGGTCCGCCGCTGAAGCGGTGCAGATCGAGCAAGGCGGTGAACTAGGCGATTTCGACGCCGCACTGCAAGCAGCTTATCAAAGCATGGCCCAGGACACTGCGATGATCCGCAAAAAACGGGCGGAACGGCGTCAACGGGCTAGCGGAAAACCATGA
- a CDS encoding TlpA family protein disulfide reductase, whose protein sequence is MHSLRLGFYLVLVTLLAACEAELPGIKTNAPAPAFTLERLDGSALHFPEQYRGQVIALRFWADWCPYCYGEMKALEPVYRRHHPEGLVILAVNVMQLPETVQRFVDELGLSYEIALDRQGEVMRRYQVMGLPVTFIIDRQGIVRSRIIGESTPEVFEQAIASLL, encoded by the coding sequence ATGCATTCATTGCGCCTTGGCTTCTACTTGGTGTTGGTGACGCTGCTTGCAGCCTGTGAAGCAGAGTTGCCCGGCATTAAAACCAATGCTCCGGCTCCCGCCTTTACCCTGGAGCGCCTGGACGGGTCTGCCCTTCATTTTCCCGAACAGTACCGGGGACAGGTGATCGCTCTACGCTTCTGGGCGGACTGGTGTCCCTACTGCTACGGCGAAATGAAGGCGCTGGAGCCAGTCTATCGCCGTCACCACCCTGAAGGTCTGGTCATTCTGGCCGTCAATGTCATGCAGCTGCCGGAAACCGTGCAGCGTTTTGTTGACGAACTGGGGTTGTCCTACGAAATCGCGCTGGATCGTCAGGGCGAGGTGATGCGTCGCTATCAGGTCATGGGCCTGCCGGTTACGTTTATTATCGACCGGCAAGGCATCGTTCGGAGCCGGATCATCGGCGAATCCACGCCGGAAGTTTTTGAGCAGGCTATTGCCAGTTTGTTATGA
- a CDS encoding DUF1566 domain-containing protein, whose amino-acid sequence MNKRIEIALGLLISTLLPVVATGTCLSTIQATTSAEDFILDDINGTATHAKTGLTWMRCSLGQTWESAARTCSSSPLAYTWGEALHLAQGYAFAGYNDWRMPNVKELQTIVEMQCSFPSINETVFPQTRSSLYWSSSSEANNPGDAWGVSFISGHVVAYSKANGYPVRLVRGGSSFGDYSGDAVYQTFTISTTGTGAGAIASTPAGIDCGALCSAPFPVGASVTLTATPASGSTFTGWSGACTGTGTCAVTMDQDRSVTATFSAAFTVTALADPNGTISPATRSVNPGATTTFTVTPNTGYSARVAGCGGTLAGTTYTTGAINAACTVVAEFTPLPTATIPTPTLDALPSALVNVPYGAVVTAAGGRFPYTFSATGLPAGLTLTATGALTGTPTASGDFTPTIIVTDAQGQTGARVYPLTVAAATALTLVNPALLDGVVNAPYQQTLTALGGRFPYTFSATGLPAGLTLSADGLLTGTPAQAGDTAVEITVQDPAGHTATASTVFTVRPAAFTRPDAGQTGETLSVALTTPSGATCTLDDQNTRTFNVGDLGAPATNPPGVTLTDGLLQLIVKGCTAGGVTLNVTLAYPNALPPGAQYWKYGPTFDDATNHWYVLPGAHLAGNIATFTLIDGGLGDADLIANAQITDPSGPAIPFNTIDGAVPTILPIGEPYRVDFQARCNAGVCPADSVYHWSLAAGALPDGLTLTGAGATATLSGTPTRVGRYPFTVQVLARGDQPTTTQQRYTVAIIDPAATRLITHYYVSILEREPEAEGLAYWQGLIAELQERGQDAKPVFRNMANFFFNSEEYLGRNTTDRQFITNLYLTFFQREPDAEGYAFWLEQLANGMIRNTAMAGFLYSPEFTTFMEEVGF is encoded by the coding sequence ATGAATAAACGCATTGAAATTGCTCTTGGACTGCTGATTTCGACTTTGCTGCCTGTCGTAGCCACCGGTACCTGTCTTTCCACCATCCAGGCGACGACGTCCGCCGAAGATTTCATTTTGGACGACATCAACGGCACGGCGACCCATGCCAAGACGGGCCTGACCTGGATGCGGTGTAGCTTAGGCCAAACTTGGGAGAGCGCTGCGCGAACCTGTAGCAGTTCACCGCTAGCGTACACATGGGGAGAAGCCCTGCATCTCGCGCAAGGTTATGCCTTTGCCGGATACAACGACTGGCGAATGCCGAATGTCAAGGAATTACAAACAATCGTTGAAATGCAATGCTCCTTCCCTTCTATTAATGAAACCGTTTTCCCACAAACGCGCTCTTCTCTGTATTGGTCCTCCTCGTCCGAAGCCAACAATCCGGGCGATGCGTGGGGCGTGAGCTTCATCTCTGGCCACGTGGTCGCCTACTCTAAGGCGAACGGCTACCCTGTCCGTCTCGTCCGCGGCGGGTCATCCTTTGGCGACTATAGCGGGGACGCGGTCTATCAAACGTTCACCATTAGCACCACCGGAACCGGCGCGGGCGCGATCGCCAGTACCCCGGCGGGCATTGACTGTGGCGCGCTCTGCTCTGCGCCCTTCCCGGTCGGGGCCAGCGTCACCCTCACCGCCACCCCGGCCAGTGGTTCGACCTTCACCGGCTGGAGCGGAGCCTGTACGGGTACAGGAACCTGCGCTGTCACGATGGATCAAGATCGCAGCGTCACCGCTACGTTCAGCGCCGCTTTCACCGTCACCGCCCTGGCCGATCCCAACGGAACGATCAGCCCCGCCACCCGAAGCGTGAATCCCGGCGCAACGACCACCTTCACCGTCACCCCGAACACGGGCTATAGCGCCCGCGTGGCCGGATGCGGCGGCACACTCGCTGGAACCACCTACACCACCGGTGCGATCAACGCCGCCTGTACCGTCGTCGCCGAATTCACGCCGCTCCCCACGGCCACAATCCCAACGCCAACCCTGGACGCCTTACCCTCGGCGCTGGTGAACGTCCCCTATGGCGCAGTGGTGACCGCCGCAGGCGGACGCTTCCCCTACACCTTCAGCGCCACCGGCCTGCCCGCCGGTCTGACGCTCACCGCCACCGGCGCGCTGACGGGAACGCCTACCGCCAGCGGCGACTTTACCCCCACGATCATCGTCACCGACGCCCAGGGCCAAACCGGCGCACGGGTTTATCCGCTGACTGTGGCCGCCGCTACAGCCCTGACGCTGGTCAACCCGGCTCTCCTGGATGGCGTGGTCAACGCCCCCTACCAGCAAACGTTGACGGCTTTGGGCGGACGCTTCCCCTACACCTTCAGCGCCACCGGCCTCCCCGCCGGTCTTACCCTGAGTGCGGACGGTCTCTTGACCGGTACCCCGGCCCAGGCGGGCGATACCGCCGTTGAGATCACCGTGCAAGACCCCGCTGGACACACCGCGACCGCATCGACAGTGTTCACCGTGCGCCCAGCGGCCTTCACTCGTCCCGACGCCGGGCAAACCGGCGAAACCCTGAGCGTGGCTTTGACCACCCCCAGCGGTGCAACCTGCACCCTGGACGATCAAAACACCCGCACCTTCAATGTCGGCGACCTCGGCGCGCCAGCGACAAACCCGCCCGGCGTCACTCTCACCGATGGCCTATTGCAACTGATAGTGAAGGGCTGCACTGCTGGCGGCGTCACCTTGAACGTCACCCTCGCCTACCCGAACGCCCTGCCGCCCGGCGCGCAATACTGGAAATACGGCCCCACCTTCGACGATGCGACGAACCATTGGTACGTTCTGCCCGGCGCGCATCTCGCTGGTAACATCGCCACCTTCACCCTGATCGACGGCGGTCTCGGCGACGCCGACCTCATCGCCAACGCTCAAATTACCGACCCTAGCGGTCCTGCGATTCCCTTCAACACCATTGACGGCGCGGTGCCCACCATCCTGCCCATCGGCGAACCCTATCGCGTCGATTTCCAGGCCCGCTGTAATGCAGGTGTCTGCCCCGCCGATTCGGTTTATCACTGGAGTCTGGCTGCGGGCGCGCTCCCGGATGGGTTGACGCTGACCGGTGCGGGCGCGACCGCCACTCTGAGCGGGACGCCCACCCGCGTGGGGCGCTACCCGTTCACCGTGCAAGTCCTGGCGCGCGGGGATCAACCCACCACCACGCAACAACGCTATACGGTGGCCATCATTGACCCGGCGGCCACCCGGCTGATCACTCATTACTACGTCTCGATCCTCGAACGGGAGCCGGAAGCCGAGGGACTGGCGTATTGGCAGGGCTTGATTGCTGAACTTCAGGAACGGGGTCAGGATGCTAAACCAGTGTTCCGAAACATGGCCAATTTCTTTTTCAACAGTGAGGAATACCTGGGCCGCAACACCACCGACCGGCAATTCATCACCAATCTCTACCTGACCTTCTTCCAGCGCGAACCGGATGCGGAGGGTTATGCGTTCTGGCTGGAGCAGTTGGCGAACGGCATGATTCGCAATACGGCGATGGCCGGTTTCCTATACTCGCCTGAATTCACCACGTTCATGGAAGAAGTGGGGTTTTGA
- a CDS encoding DUF1566 domain-containing protein translates to MFRAKPIQSGTLPPLKKGGRGGFLCALSLCLFTGTVMTPTHAAGLNDTGQTTCYNDTQAVTPEPSTHPRQDCTIGRDAAAAAGVLTKVGGGRAGFDYTKIANDGRELPADAALGSGPADWACTRDNVTGLLWEVKTDDGGLRDKDWTYTWYDDIHTNNNGGVPGDLGADTCGGTLPNSQCNTQAYVAAVNAAGLCGFNDWRLPTRQELNELVDYEVPEPGPAIDVTYFRTVGTYWSSSSEADNPDFAWGVSFYNGSVYTYLKANNFHVRLARGGQ, encoded by the coding sequence ATGTTTCGAGCAAAACCCATTCAGTCAGGAACGCTCCCCCCTTTGAAAAAGGGGGGCCGGGGGGGATTCCTCTGCGCCCTCTCGCTGTGCCTGTTCACGGGTACAGTGATGACTCCCACCCACGCCGCCGGTTTGAACGACACCGGCCAGACCACTTGTTACAACGACACCCAGGCGGTGACCCCAGAACCGAGCACCCATCCGCGCCAGGATTGCACCATCGGGCGAGATGCGGCAGCAGCAGCGGGCGTGTTGACCAAAGTAGGCGGGGGCCGCGCAGGCTTTGATTACACCAAAATTGCGAATGACGGACGGGAATTGCCAGCGGATGCAGCACTGGGTTCCGGCCCCGCTGACTGGGCCTGCACCCGCGATAATGTGACCGGGTTGCTTTGGGAAGTGAAAACCGATGACGGCGGTTTGCGGGACAAGGATTGGACGTATACCTGGTACGACGATATTCATACGAATAACAACGGCGGTGTTCCGGGAGACTTGGGTGCTGACACCTGCGGTGGCACTTTGCCCAACAGCCAATGCAATACCCAGGCGTATGTGGCGGCGGTGAATGCGGCGGGGCTGTGTGGCTTTAACGACTGGCGCCTGCCGACGAGACAAGAGCTAAACGAGTTGGTGGATTACGAAGTTCCAGAACCTGGCCCGGCCATCGATGTAACCTATTTCCGCACGGTAGGAACATATTGGTCCTCCTCGTCCGAAGCCGACAATCCGGACTTCGCGTGGGGCGTGAGCTTCTACAATGGCAGCGTGTACACCTACCTTAAGGCGAATAACTTCCATGTGCGTCTCGCGCGCGGTGGACAGTGA
- a CDS encoding Rpn family recombination-promoting nuclease/putative transposase, protein MRRLITFDWAIKRLLRSKANFDVLEGFLSELLKDEMQIVEVLESESNKAVLKDKFNRVDLKVKNSRQQIILIEIQYDREYDYLQRMFYGAAKTVTEHLAEGQAYGDIVKVISVNILYFDLGQGEDYVYHGETVFTGIHKRDQLQLNEKQKTLFQQTTVSALYPEYYLIKINKFDDVARDPLDEWIYFLKHEEIKAHFTAKGLQAACEKLDILKLSAEERAAYERYVDDLHYQASMFLSSYGDGFNEGRKEGREEGREEGLQQGIEQGRQAEKLALARSLIGLLGIEVIAEKTGLNQETIRQLSKD, encoded by the coding sequence ATGCGTCGACTCATTACCTTTGACTGGGCGATCAAGCGCCTGTTGCGCAGCAAAGCCAATTTTGACGTGCTGGAAGGCTTTTTGAGCGAGTTATTGAAGGACGAAATGCAGATTGTGGAGGTGCTGGAAAGCGAAAGCAACAAAGCGGTATTGAAGGATAAATTCAATCGAGTTGATCTCAAGGTCAAGAACAGTCGCCAGCAAATTATTCTGATTGAAATTCAGTATGATCGGGAATATGACTATCTCCAGCGGATGTTTTATGGGGCGGCTAAGACGGTGACCGAGCATTTAGCCGAAGGTCAAGCCTACGGGGACATTGTCAAAGTGATTTCGGTCAATATTCTGTACTTTGATCTCGGTCAGGGCGAAGACTATGTCTATCACGGCGAAACGGTGTTTACCGGCATCCACAAGCGGGATCAATTGCAACTGAACGAGAAACAGAAAACCTTGTTTCAGCAGACCACGGTCAGCGCCCTGTACCCGGAATATTACCTGATCAAAATTAACAAGTTTGATGATGTCGCCCGCGACCCATTGGACGAATGGATTTACTTTCTCAAACATGAAGAAATCAAGGCGCATTTCACCGCCAAAGGCTTACAGGCGGCGTGCGAGAAGCTGGACATTCTGAAACTGTCGGCGGAGGAACGCGCGGCCTATGAACGCTATGTGGACGACTTGCACTATCAGGCCAGCATGTTTCTCTCCTCCTATGGCGATGGCTTTAACGAAGGGCGCAAGGAAGGCCGGGAAGAAGGCCGGGAAGAAGGTCTTCAACAGGGCATCGAACAAGGCCGTCAGGCAGAAAAATTAGCCCTTGCGCGGAGTCTGATCGGTCTCCTTGGCATTGAGGTGATTGCGGAGAAAACCGGGCTGAACCAGGAAACGATCCGGCAATTATCAAAGGATTGA
- a CDS encoding Rpn family recombination-promoting nuclease/putative transposase, with amino-acid sequence MRRLITFDWAIKRLLRSKANFDVLEGFLSELLKDEIQMVEVLESESNKAVLKDKFNRVDLKVKNSRQQIILIEIQYDREYDYLQRMFYGAAKTVTEHLAEGQAYGDIVKVISVNILYFDLGQGEDYVYHGETVFTGIHKQDQLQLNEKQKTLFQQTTVSALYPEYYLIKINKFDDVARDPLDEWIYFLKHEEIKAHFTAKGLQAACEKLDILKLSAEERAAYERYVDDLHYQASMFLSSYGDGFNEGRKEGREEGREEGREEGREEGLQQGIEQGRQAEKLALARSLIGLLGIEVIAEKTGLNQETIRQLSRE; translated from the coding sequence ATGCGTCGACTCATTACCTTTGACTGGGCGATCAAGCGCCTGTTGCGCAGCAAAGCCAATTTTGACGTGCTGGAAGGCTTTTTGAGCGAGTTATTGAAGGACGAGATTCAGATGGTGGAAGTGCTGGAAAGCGAAAGCAACAAAGCGGTATTGAAGGATAAATTCAATCGAGTTGATCTCAAGGTCAAGAACAGTCGCCAGCAAATTATTCTGATTGAAATTCAGTATGATCGGGAATATGACTATCTCCAGCGGATGTTTTATGGGGCTGCCAAAACGGTGACTGAGCATTTAGCCGAAGGTCAAGCCTACGGGGACATTGTCAAAGTGATTTCGGTCAATATCCTGTATTTTGATCTCGGTCAGGGCGAGGACTATGTCTATCACGGCGAAACGGTGTTTACCGGCATCCACAAGCAGGATCAGTTGCAGCTAAATGAGAAACAGAAAACCTTGTTTCAGCAGACCACGGTCAGCGCCCTGTACCCGGAATATTACCTGATCAAAATTAACAAGTTTGATGATGTCGCCCGCGACCCATTGGACGAATGGATTTACTTTCTCAAGCATGAAGAGATCAAGGCGCATTTCACCGCCAAGGGCTTACAAGCGGCGTGCGAGAAGCTGGACATTCTGAAACTGTCGGCGGAGGAACGCGCGGCGTATGAACGCTATGTGGACGACTTGCACTATCAGGCCAGCATGTTTCTCTCCTCCTATGGCGATGGCTTTAACGAGGGGCGCAAGGAAGGCCGGGAAGAGGGCCGGGAAGAGGGCCGGGAAGAAGGCCGGGAAGAAGGTCTTCAACAGGGCATCGAACAAGGCCGTCAGGCAGAAAAATTGGCCCTTGCGCGGAGTCTGATCGGTCTCCTTGGCATTGAGGTGATCGCGGAGAAAACCGGGCTGAACCAGGAAACGATCCGGCAATTATCGAGGGAATGA